One genomic segment of Actinoplanes ianthinogenes includes these proteins:
- the ssb gene encoding single-stranded DNA-binding protein, whose protein sequence is MFDTHIVVVGNVLTKPEWRRTTNSNQLVANFRLASTARRYDRENRCWVDGNTLRVRVSAWRKLAENVGSSINVGDPVIVFGRLYTRDWQDEEANHRVSYEMEALAVGHDLARGRSRFYRARPAGTSTVEDTEADTVIDGEPAEPVADGETPVRYGDGLPELIPGEVEPAFLEVVAELAEESAEEETVEAPRSRRTKKEPVAA, encoded by the coding sequence GTGTTCGACACCCACATCGTCGTCGTCGGCAACGTGCTGACCAAGCCCGAGTGGCGCCGCACCACCAACTCCAACCAGCTGGTGGCGAACTTCCGGCTCGCCTCCACCGCCCGCCGGTACGACCGGGAGAACCGCTGCTGGGTCGACGGCAACACGCTCCGCGTCCGGGTCTCCGCCTGGCGCAAGCTGGCCGAGAACGTCGGATCCTCGATCAACGTCGGCGACCCGGTGATCGTTTTCGGCCGTCTCTACACCCGTGACTGGCAGGACGAGGAAGCCAACCACCGCGTCTCGTACGAGATGGAGGCCCTCGCCGTCGGCCACGACCTGGCCCGCGGCCGATCCCGGTTCTACCGCGCCCGCCCGGCCGGGACCAGCACCGTGGAGGACACCGAGGCGGACACCGTGATCGACGGCGAACCGGCCGAACCGGTGGCCGACGGCGAGACGCCGGTGCGGTACGGCGACGGGCTGCCCGAGCTGATCCCCGGTGAGGTGGAGCCCGCCTTCCTGGAGGTGGTGGCCGAGCTGGCCGAGGAGAGCGCCGAGGAGGAGACCGTCGAGGCACCGCGCTCACGGCGTACGAAAAAGGAGCCGGTCGCGGCCTGA
- a CDS encoding cobalamin biosynthesis protein, with translation MPSRWTADAAGLIAGYLLDAVLGDPRRFHPVAGFGTAAAALERRVYQPRRRAGAVFTAVAVGVPVLAGLAAGRATRNVPVARFALTAAATWTVLGGRTLRKESRVMARHLEAGDLAAARGRLNHLCGRDPSALDEPELARATVESVAENTSDAVVAPLFWGAVLGPAGLLGYRAANTLDAMVGHRSVRYARFGTASARLDDVLNLVPSRITGMLTIVVSPVGRGSPRETLRVWRRDRGDHPSPNAGQCEAAMAGALGVRLGGRNVYFGRSETRPFLGDGPKPGAVHLRRAARVSGAVGVAALVLAAGGALVRGGVGAVGRRRGWGWGPAGATSAPATRSTPR, from the coding sequence GTGCCCTCGCGATGGACCGCGGACGCGGCCGGGCTGATCGCCGGATACCTGCTGGACGCCGTGCTCGGCGACCCGCGTCGATTCCACCCGGTGGCCGGGTTCGGCACCGCGGCCGCCGCCCTGGAGCGCCGGGTCTACCAGCCCCGGCGCCGGGCCGGAGCGGTGTTCACCGCGGTCGCGGTGGGCGTGCCGGTCCTGGCCGGGCTGGCCGCCGGCCGGGCCACCCGGAACGTTCCGGTTGCCCGGTTCGCGCTCACCGCCGCCGCCACCTGGACGGTGCTGGGCGGCCGGACGCTGCGCAAGGAGTCCCGGGTGATGGCGCGGCACCTGGAAGCCGGTGATCTGGCGGCGGCCCGCGGGCGGCTGAACCATCTGTGCGGGCGGGATCCGTCCGCGCTCGACGAGCCGGAGCTGGCGCGGGCGACGGTCGAGTCGGTCGCCGAGAACACGTCGGACGCGGTGGTCGCGCCCCTGTTCTGGGGGGCGGTGCTGGGGCCGGCCGGGCTGCTCGGGTATCGGGCGGCCAACACGCTGGACGCGATGGTGGGGCATCGGTCGGTGCGGTATGCGCGGTTCGGGACGGCTTCGGCCCGGCTGGACGACGTGCTGAACCTGGTGCCGTCCCGGATCACCGGGATGTTGACGATCGTGGTGTCGCCGGTCGGACGGGGGTCGCCTCGGGAGACGCTGCGGGTGTGGCGGCGGGATCGGGGGGATCATCCGTCGCCCAACGCCGGGCAGTGCGAGGCGGCCATGGCGGGGGCGCTCGGGGTTCGGCTCGGTGGGCGGAACGTCTATTTCGGACGTAGTGAGACCCGGCCGTTTCTCGGGGACGGGCCCAAGCCGGGGGCGGTGCATCTGCGGCGGGCGGCTCGGGTTTCCGGGGCGGTGGGGGTGGCTGCTCTGGTGCTGGCGGCTGGGGGTGCGCTGGTCCGGGGTGGGGTTGGGGCGGTTGGTCGGAGGCGGGGGTGGGGGTGGGGCCCCGCAGGGGCCACCAGCGCACCCGCAACCCGGAGCACCCCCCGATGA
- a CDS encoding cobyric acid synthase — translation MTAGLLIAGTTSDAGKSVVTAGICRYLHRNGVRVAPFKAQNMSNNSVVVVAPDGRGGEIGRAQAMQAEACGLAPDLRFNPVLLKPGSDRSSQVILLGEAIDTVTAGNYRSLRPKLAETAYATLTDLRADYDAVICEGAGSPAEINLREGDFVNMGLARRFRLPTLVVGDIDRGGVFAAFFGTLALLSAEDQALVSGFVINKFRGDLGLLQPGNDMITAVTGRPVHGVLPFHRDVWLDAEDSLAYGTTLGRPGPPQGREWLRVAVIRLPRISNATDAEALAAEPGVRVHLTVEPGDVADADLVMLPGSKATVSDLAWLRETGLAEAVRAHAAAGKPLLGVCGGFQMLAESIDDEVESGHGVVPGLGLLPVGITFAARKTLARGTGSGLGAPVHGYEIHHGRVTAGEPEPLLRYADGRPEGAVSGNVYGTHWHGAFESDEFRRRFLTVAAAQAGRHGFTVAPDTRYATIRARALDVLGDLVAEHLDTEALWRLLENGAPPGLPFVAPGAP, via the coding sequence ATGACCGCCGGCCTCCTGATCGCCGGCACCACATCGGACGCCGGTAAGAGCGTCGTGACCGCCGGCATCTGCCGCTACCTGCACCGCAACGGCGTCCGGGTAGCCCCCTTCAAAGCCCAGAACATGTCCAACAACTCGGTGGTCGTGGTAGCCCCCGACGGCCGTGGCGGCGAGATCGGCCGAGCCCAGGCCATGCAGGCCGAGGCGTGCGGCCTCGCCCCGGACCTCCGCTTCAACCCGGTCCTTCTCAAACCCGGCAGCGACCGCTCCAGCCAGGTCATCCTGCTCGGCGAGGCGATCGACACGGTCACCGCCGGGAACTATCGGTCCCTGCGCCCCAAGCTGGCCGAGACCGCGTACGCCACCCTCACCGACCTGCGAGCCGACTACGACGCCGTGATCTGCGAGGGCGCCGGCAGCCCCGCCGAGATCAACCTGCGCGAGGGCGACTTCGTCAACATGGGCCTGGCCCGCCGTTTCCGGCTGCCCACCCTGGTGGTCGGCGACATCGACCGGGGTGGCGTGTTCGCGGCCTTCTTCGGCACCCTGGCCCTGCTCTCCGCCGAGGATCAGGCGCTGGTGTCCGGCTTCGTGATCAACAAGTTCCGCGGCGACCTGGGCCTGCTCCAGCCGGGCAACGACATGATCACCGCGGTGACTGGGCGTCCGGTGCACGGCGTGCTGCCGTTCCACCGGGACGTCTGGCTGGACGCCGAGGACTCGCTGGCGTACGGAACGACTCTGGGCCGTCCCGGCCCGCCGCAGGGCCGTGAGTGGCTGCGGGTCGCGGTGATCCGGCTGCCCCGGATCTCGAACGCCACCGACGCCGAGGCGCTCGCCGCCGAGCCGGGCGTCCGGGTGCATCTCACCGTCGAGCCGGGCGACGTCGCCGACGCCGACCTGGTGATGCTGCCCGGCTCCAAGGCCACCGTCAGCGACCTGGCCTGGCTGCGGGAGACCGGGCTGGCCGAGGCGGTGCGCGCGCACGCGGCCGCCGGCAAGCCGCTGCTCGGTGTCTGCGGCGGGTTCCAGATGCTCGCCGAGTCGATCGACGACGAGGTGGAGAGCGGGCACGGCGTGGTGCCCGGGCTGGGCCTGCTGCCGGTCGGCATCACCTTCGCGGCGCGCAAGACGCTGGCCCGCGGCACGGGGTCCGGGCTGGGCGCGCCGGTGCACGGCTACGAGATCCACCACGGGCGGGTCACCGCCGGCGAGCCGGAGCCGCTGCTGCGCTACGCCGACGGTCGGCCGGAGGGCGCGGTGTCCGGGAACGTCTACGGCACCCACTGGCACGGCGCGTTCGAGTCCGACGAGTTCCGTCGCCGCTTCCTGACCGTGGCCGCCGCGCAGGCCGGGCGGCACGGGTTCACGGTGGCCCCGGACACCCGGTACGCCACGATCCGCGCCCGCGCCCTGGACGTGCTCGGCGATCTGGTGGCCGAGCACCTGGACACCGAGGCGCTCTGGCGGCTGCTGGAAAACGGCGCCCCACCTGGGTTGCCGTTCGTTGCGCCAGGTGCCCCGTAA
- a CDS encoding M48 family metallopeptidase, with product MTTDEENRPVRRRVTLTGISSRAWEHPADRGALTALRELRGFDDVVKTFFGMWNERGFRLAYLAGAIRVDHRQYPRVYQRFTEAASTLDIAELPELFVSQSPIINGSAIGLDKPFIVITTGAVEKLDDDELRAVLGHELGHVRSGHAVYKTIMMILTSWAANLSWIPVGAIALRAIIAAMLEWWRKAELSADRAGLLAGQDPAASLRLLMKLAGGGDLSQIDTTAFLEQAAEYEGGGDIRDSIHKLGMTAWSTHPFPVARAAELRKWIDSGAYAQILGGDYPRRDSDGDASVTEDVKAAAKSYRDDFANSQDPLVGLVRRFGDGASDMAGAAAGRAMNWASEARRRARGDDNGGGNGNGGEAG from the coding sequence ATGACCACCGACGAGGAGAACCGACCGGTACGCCGCCGGGTGACGCTGACCGGGATCAGTTCACGTGCCTGGGAGCATCCGGCCGACCGGGGCGCCTTGACCGCGCTGCGGGAGCTGCGCGGCTTCGACGACGTGGTGAAGACGTTCTTCGGGATGTGGAACGAGCGCGGTTTCCGGCTGGCCTACCTGGCCGGCGCGATCCGCGTCGACCACCGGCAGTACCCGCGGGTCTACCAGCGCTTCACCGAGGCGGCCAGCACGCTCGACATCGCCGAGCTGCCCGAGCTCTTCGTGAGCCAGTCGCCGATCATCAACGGTTCGGCGATCGGCCTGGACAAGCCGTTCATCGTGATCACCACGGGCGCGGTGGAGAAACTCGACGACGACGAGCTGCGGGCCGTGCTCGGGCACGAGCTGGGCCACGTGCGCAGCGGCCACGCCGTCTACAAGACCATCATGATGATCCTGACCAGCTGGGCGGCGAATCTCAGCTGGATCCCGGTGGGCGCGATCGCGCTGCGGGCGATCATCGCCGCGATGCTGGAGTGGTGGCGCAAGGCGGAGCTCTCCGCCGACCGGGCCGGCCTGCTCGCCGGGCAGGACCCGGCCGCCTCGCTGCGGCTGCTGATGAAACTGGCCGGTGGCGGCGACCTGTCGCAGATCGACACCACCGCGTTCCTGGAGCAGGCCGCGGAGTACGAGGGCGGCGGCGACATCCGGGACAGCATCCACAAGCTCGGCATGACCGCGTGGAGCACCCACCCGTTCCCGGTCGCGCGGGCCGCCGAGCTGCGCAAGTGGATCGACTCGGGGGCGTACGCGCAGATTCTCGGCGGCGACTACCCGCGCCGCGACTCGGACGGCGACGCCTCGGTCACCGAGGACGTGAAGGCCGCGGCGAAGTCGTACCGGGATGACTTCGCCAATTCGCAGGATCCGCTGGTCGGGTTGGTCCGCCGGTTCGGCGACGGCGCCTCGGACATGGCCGGGGCGGCCGCCGGCCGTGCGATGAACTGGGCGAGTGAGGCCCGCCGCCGGGCCCGCGGTGACGACAACGGCGGTGGCAACGGCAACGGCGGCGAGGCGGGCTGA
- a CDS encoding dipeptidase translates to MSLTESELRAKIAQEMPGVRADLERLVRIPGIAFEGFDHSHVERSAEAVAELLRGCGLDTQIVRHGGQPAVIGRKPAPPGAPTVLLYAHHDVQPAGDPALWASDPFEPVERDGRLYGRGAADDKAGVMAHVAALRAFGDQLPVGVVVFVEGEEEYGSDSLDAIIQAHLDELRSDVIVIADSGNWEVGTPALTTSLRGLVNLFVEVKVLKSAVHSGMFGGAVPDALMTLSRLLTSLHDDDGEVAVGGLVGREGASVDYPEDRFRHEAGVLDGVALIGRGTITDRTWTKPAISVLGIDAPRTLEAANALQATAKAKIGVRVAPGDDPKSVYAAVKSHLEKNVPWGAHVEVTLESDGDPCVIDATGAGFEAARAAFRSAWDGAEPVDMGIGGSIPFIATFQELFPGATILVTGVEDPHSAAHGPNESLHLGEFERVCVAEVLLLKNVAETLTR, encoded by the coding sequence ATGAGCCTTACTGAATCCGAACTGCGCGCCAAAATCGCGCAGGAGATGCCCGGTGTCCGCGCCGATCTGGAACGGTTGGTGCGGATCCCGGGCATCGCTTTCGAGGGTTTCGACCACTCGCACGTGGAGCGCTCCGCCGAGGCGGTCGCCGAGCTGCTGCGGGGCTGCGGCCTCGACACGCAGATCGTGCGGCACGGCGGCCAGCCCGCGGTGATCGGCCGGAAACCCGCTCCGCCCGGCGCACCCACGGTGCTGCTCTACGCGCACCACGACGTCCAGCCGGCCGGTGACCCCGCGCTCTGGGCGAGCGACCCGTTCGAGCCGGTCGAGCGGGACGGCCGGCTCTACGGCCGCGGCGCCGCCGACGACAAGGCCGGCGTGATGGCGCACGTGGCGGCGCTGCGCGCGTTCGGCGACCAGCTGCCGGTCGGCGTGGTGGTCTTCGTCGAGGGCGAGGAGGAGTACGGCTCGGACTCGCTCGACGCGATCATCCAGGCGCACCTCGACGAGCTGCGCTCCGACGTGATCGTGATCGCCGACTCGGGCAACTGGGAGGTGGGCACGCCCGCGCTGACCACCTCGCTGCGCGGTCTGGTCAACCTGTTCGTCGAGGTCAAGGTGCTCAAGAGCGCCGTGCACAGCGGCATGTTCGGCGGCGCCGTGCCGGACGCGCTGATGACCCTGTCCCGACTGCTCACCTCGCTGCACGACGACGACGGCGAGGTCGCGGTCGGTGGCCTGGTCGGCCGCGAGGGCGCCAGCGTCGACTACCCGGAGGACCGGTTCCGGCACGAGGCCGGGGTGCTCGACGGCGTCGCGCTGATCGGCCGCGGCACCATCACCGACCGGACCTGGACCAAGCCGGCGATCTCGGTGCTCGGCATCGACGCGCCGCGCACCCTGGAGGCGGCCAACGCCCTCCAGGCCACGGCCAAGGCCAAGATCGGGGTCCGGGTCGCGCCCGGCGACGACCCCAAGTCGGTGTACGCCGCGGTCAAGAGCCACCTGGAGAAGAACGTCCCGTGGGGCGCGCACGTCGAGGTGACCCTGGAGAGCGACGGCGACCCGTGCGTGATCGACGCGACCGGCGCCGGCTTCGAGGCCGCCCGGGCCGCGTTCCGCTCCGCCTGGGACGGCGCCGAGCCGGTCGACATGGGCATCGGCGGCTCGATTCCGTTCATCGCCACCTTCCAGGAGCTGTTCCCGGGTGCGACGATCCTGGTCACCGGGGTCGAGGACCCGCACTCCGCCGCGCACGGGCCGAACGAGAGCCTGCACCTGGGCGAGTTCGAGCGGGTCTGCGTGGCCGAGGTGCTGCTGCTCAAGAACGTCGCGGAGACCCTGACGAGATGA
- a CDS encoding FAD-dependent monooxygenase, producing MAELSCEVLVVGAGPTGLMLANWLTRLGVRVLVVDGKDGPTRESRALVVQARSLEIYDQLGIGDQVIDAACRAEALSPGTGARVFGRIPVGPLGQGVTPYPFLEVLEQSRNEEILYDNLRKLGGDVVWETPVTAMTQVEEGIEAKVGNDTVRARFCVGCDGASSAVRKARRIAFEGSTNAHRFYVLDASAAAGLVTGAINVRPGGREFLLAFPMPGRDNWRLIGLIRDEDADGVLDEDDARERLRDSFAVTFDRARWFATYRVHHRVAAAFRDGPFFLAGDAGHVHSPVGAQGMNTGLQDAHNLAFKLADVLRGRRKDTWLDRYEAERRPVARTLVATTDRLFQAITSERPAVRALRAAGIRLAAPVAVRVLPRTSGGSRLFQYISQIRIHYPIGPEARTPDGKRDPVVGRRLPWTGGNFAVLRSADWQIHGYGGVEGTEAPDLGLPVHLFPAAPNTPLQPGHFYLIRPDGFVASRAEPAEAEARFRHAMAV from the coding sequence ATGGCCGAGCTGTCGTGTGAGGTCCTCGTGGTGGGCGCCGGCCCGACCGGGCTGATGCTCGCCAACTGGCTGACCCGGCTCGGCGTGCGGGTGCTCGTGGTGGACGGCAAGGACGGTCCGACCCGCGAGTCCCGGGCGCTGGTGGTGCAGGCGCGCAGCCTGGAGATCTACGACCAGCTCGGCATCGGCGACCAGGTGATCGACGCGGCCTGCCGGGCGGAGGCACTCTCGCCCGGCACCGGCGCCCGGGTGTTCGGCCGGATCCCGGTTGGGCCGCTCGGGCAGGGCGTCACGCCGTACCCGTTCCTCGAGGTGCTGGAGCAGAGCCGCAACGAGGAGATCCTCTACGACAACCTGCGCAAACTCGGCGGCGACGTGGTCTGGGAGACCCCGGTCACCGCGATGACCCAGGTCGAGGAGGGCATCGAGGCGAAGGTCGGCAACGACACCGTCCGGGCCCGGTTCTGCGTCGGCTGCGACGGGGCGAGCTCGGCGGTGCGCAAGGCCCGGCGGATCGCCTTCGAGGGCAGCACCAACGCGCACCGGTTCTACGTGCTGGACGCCTCCGCGGCGGCCGGCCTGGTGACCGGCGCGATCAACGTACGGCCCGGAGGCCGGGAGTTCCTGCTGGCGTTCCCCATGCCGGGCCGGGACAACTGGCGGCTGATCGGCCTGATCCGGGACGAGGACGCGGACGGCGTGCTGGACGAGGACGACGCGCGCGAGCGGCTGCGCGACTCGTTCGCGGTCACCTTCGATCGAGCGCGCTGGTTCGCCACCTACCGGGTGCACCACCGGGTCGCCGCGGCGTTCCGGGACGGCCCGTTCTTCCTGGCCGGCGACGCCGGGCACGTGCACTCGCCGGTCGGCGCGCAGGGCATGAACACCGGGCTCCAGGACGCGCACAACCTGGCCTTCAAGCTCGCCGACGTGCTCCGGGGCCGGCGCAAGGACACCTGGCTGGACCGTTACGAGGCGGAGCGCCGCCCGGTCGCCCGCACCCTGGTCGCCACCACCGACCGCCTCTTCCAGGCGATCACCTCGGAGCGGCCGGCGGTCCGGGCGCTGCGGGCCGCCGGGATCCGGCTGGCGGCGCCGGTCGCGGTCCGGGTGCTGCCCCGGACGTCCGGTGGGTCCCGGTTGTTCCAATACATCTCGCAGATCCGCATCCACTACCCGATCGGCCCGGAGGCGCGCACCCCGGACGGCAAGCGTGATCCGGTGGTCGGCCGCCGCCTGCCCTGGACCGGCGGGAACTTCGCGGTGCTGCGCTCGGCGGACTGGCAGATCCACGGATACGGCGGCGTCGAGGGCACCGAGGCGCCCGATCTGGGGCTGCCCGTGCACCTCTTCCCGGCGGCCCCGAACACCCCTCTCCAACCCGGTCATTTCTACCTCATCCGCCCCGACGGCTTCGTCGCGTCGCGGGCCGAGCCGGCCGAGGCCGAGGCGAGATTCCGGCACGCGATGGCGGTGTGA
- a CDS encoding ATP-dependent DNA ligase, with amino-acid sequence MRFVDIAATSAAVSATGGRKAKIELLADALRRLEPDEVAAGSAYLAGELRQRQTGVGYAGLRNRPAPALEPTLTVAGVDAAIAEIATVSGAGSQARRRELLGALFGAATEDEQRLLVGLFGGELRQGAQAGLLAEAVAAAAQVPVAAVRRALLLSGDLKQVAVAALSGGAAALAGISLRVGTPLTPMLAQSAPDVGAALLATGAPAVVDTKLDGIRIQVHRSGDEVAVFTRSLDDITPRLPEVVAAVRALPLREVVLDGEAMALDEQGRPRPFQETSSRAATRGKSNPLALVPYFFDLLHLDGTDLLDEPGRVRWAALADALPGDLIVGRETVETEEQATAAFAAAVAAGQEGVVVKAPEAPYDVGRRGAAWVKVKPRHTLDLVVLAVEWGHGRRRGWLSNLHLGARDPETGGFVMLGKTFKGLTDELLRWQTERFKELAVGDDGWVVRVRPEQVVEIAFDGVQTSPRYPGGVALRFARVLRYRDDKRAAEADTIDAVRAIGAQR; translated from the coding sequence ATGCGGTTCGTAGATATTGCAGCGACCTCGGCCGCGGTCTCCGCGACCGGTGGGCGGAAGGCGAAGATCGAGCTGCTGGCTGACGCGCTGCGCCGGCTGGAGCCGGACGAGGTCGCGGCAGGGTCCGCCTACCTCGCGGGTGAGCTGCGGCAACGGCAGACCGGGGTGGGGTACGCCGGGCTGCGCAACCGGCCGGCTCCGGCGTTGGAGCCGACGCTGACCGTGGCCGGGGTCGACGCGGCGATCGCCGAGATCGCGACGGTCTCCGGAGCGGGATCGCAGGCACGTCGGCGGGAGTTGCTCGGGGCGTTGTTCGGTGCGGCCACCGAGGACGAGCAGCGGCTGCTGGTCGGTCTGTTCGGCGGGGAGTTGCGGCAGGGTGCGCAGGCCGGGCTGCTGGCCGAGGCGGTCGCGGCGGCCGCGCAGGTGCCGGTCGCCGCGGTACGCCGGGCCTTGCTGCTCTCCGGTGATCTCAAGCAGGTCGCGGTCGCCGCGCTGAGCGGCGGCGCTGCCGCGCTCGCCGGGATCAGCCTGCGGGTCGGCACCCCGCTCACCCCGATGCTGGCGCAGAGCGCCCCGGACGTCGGCGCGGCGCTGCTGGCCACCGGCGCCCCCGCGGTGGTCGACACCAAGCTGGACGGCATCCGGATCCAGGTGCACCGCTCCGGTGACGAGGTGGCCGTGTTCACCCGCAGCCTGGACGACATCACCCCGCGGCTGCCCGAGGTGGTGGCCGCGGTCCGGGCGCTGCCGCTGCGCGAGGTGGTGCTCGACGGTGAGGCGATGGCGCTCGACGAGCAGGGCCGGCCGCGGCCGTTCCAGGAGACGTCGAGCCGGGCCGCGACCAGGGGAAAGAGCAACCCGCTCGCGCTGGTGCCGTATTTTTTCGACCTTCTGCACCTGGACGGCACGGACCTGCTGGACGAGCCGGGCCGGGTGCGCTGGGCGGCGCTGGCCGACGCGCTGCCCGGTGACCTGATCGTCGGGCGGGAGACGGTGGAGACGGAGGAGCAGGCGACCGCCGCGTTCGCCGCCGCCGTCGCGGCCGGGCAGGAGGGCGTCGTGGTGAAGGCGCCCGAGGCGCCCTACGACGTGGGCCGCCGCGGCGCCGCCTGGGTGAAGGTGAAACCCCGGCACACCCTGGACCTGGTGGTGCTGGCCGTCGAGTGGGGGCACGGGCGGCGCCGGGGCTGGCTGTCCAACCTGCACCTGGGCGCCCGGGATCCGGAGACCGGCGGTTTCGTGATGCTCGGCAAGACGTTCAAGGGGCTCACCGACGAGCTGCTGCGCTGGCAGACCGAGCGGTTCAAGGAGCTGGCGGTCGGCGACGACGGCTGGGTGGTGCGGGTGCGGCCGGAACAGGTCGTCGAGATCGCCTTCGACGGCGTGCAGACCTCACCGCGGTACCCGGGCGGGGTCGCGCTGCGGTTCGCCCGGGTGCTGCGTTACCGCGACGACAAGCGGGCCGCCGAGGCCGACACCATCGACGCGGTCCGCGCGATCGGGGCTCAGCGCTGA
- a CDS encoding SURF1 family protein gives MYRFLLTPRWLAAAVLAVVASVIMVMLGNWQLRRYHERHEINTRIDAADSVQAVPLTSVLAAPTAPGSAGASPGKALAWTKVTVTGRYDPAHEIQARGRTVNGEVGFEILTPLVLADGTAVLIDRGWVPPAGNGALAPPQAPAAPAGDVTVVGQVHLSESRPAPVERRDGRLDTRRLNLPRLAGELPFPVYGAYVLVTTQTPANDPAFVPVPIDHEDAWQNGGYAVQWWLFAVMALLLYGYQARREAHGANTPPGEQPAPRDPAEPTRDRVEAADQRRTAKTMDRVEAADQRRTAKTMDRVEAADQRRAAKEPVDRVAEADRKLAAQNGAD, from the coding sequence GTGTACCGGTTCCTGCTGACCCCGCGCTGGTTGGCCGCCGCCGTCCTGGCCGTGGTCGCCTCAGTGATCATGGTGATGCTCGGCAACTGGCAGCTGCGCCGATACCACGAGCGCCACGAGATCAACACGAGGATCGATGCGGCGGACTCCGTCCAGGCGGTCCCGCTCACCTCGGTGCTGGCCGCGCCGACCGCGCCGGGCTCCGCCGGTGCCTCCCCCGGCAAGGCGCTGGCCTGGACAAAGGTCACCGTGACCGGGCGCTACGACCCGGCGCACGAGATCCAGGCCCGGGGCCGCACGGTGAACGGCGAGGTCGGTTTCGAGATTCTCACGCCGCTGGTGCTGGCCGACGGCACGGCGGTGCTGATCGACCGCGGCTGGGTGCCACCGGCGGGCAACGGGGCGCTCGCGCCGCCGCAGGCGCCGGCCGCTCCGGCGGGTGACGTGACCGTCGTCGGCCAGGTTCACCTGTCGGAAAGCCGACCTGCCCCGGTCGAGCGACGGGACGGCCGGCTGGACACCCGGCGGCTCAACCTGCCCCGGCTCGCCGGCGAGCTGCCCTTCCCGGTCTACGGGGCCTATGTGCTCGTCACCACGCAGACCCCGGCCAACGATCCGGCCTTCGTCCCGGTGCCGATCGACCACGAGGACGCCTGGCAGAACGGGGGTTATGCGGTCCAGTGGTGGCTGTTCGCGGTGATGGCCCTGCTGCTCTACGGATACCAGGCCCGCCGGGAGGCGCACGGCGCGAACACCCCGCCCGGCGAGCAGCCGGCCCCGCGCGACCCCGCCGAGCCCACCCGAGACCGCGTGGAAGCCGCCGACCAGCGCCGCACGGCGAAAACCATGGACCGCGTGGAAGCCGCCGACCAGCGCCGGACCGCGAAGACCATGGACCGCGTCGAGGCCGCCGACCAGCGCCGGGCCGCGAAGGAGCCGGTGGATCGGGTCGCCGAGGCCGACCGCAAGCTCGCGGCGCAGAACGGCGCGGATTAA